The Papaver somniferum cultivar HN1 unplaced genomic scaffold, ASM357369v1 unplaced-scaffold_107, whole genome shotgun sequence genome includes a region encoding these proteins:
- the LOC113328412 gene encoding aspartic proteinase CDR1-like, which translates to MGRTKPCLFIFLLTIVILQNSTIAMNPKGFTLRMIHKDSEESPFFNPLDHSITQDERFQTLIDQSRARARHIASQINPDVYASVVYEDTYYYAASMGIGTFPGVPGIMKYYLLIDSASDITWLQCEGATQIFNQDSPLYPWRSSTSYHPIPCRDPSPGCQSCNEEGQCDYTLTYAGSQVTYGVFAQEKFTLPSRTRGVESFQLIMGCSLRQANFTFGIGGRNGIAGILGLGRGEFSVADQLGNGKFSYCFEKYRGRMIGNTFLSFGADATIEGQVIRTPIVRTSFETPYYYLNLEGISVGGARVQIPRRELQINNDQTGGCVIDSGAPLTTMYRNIFDRVAASVDLYFERFGCRFCCFRHSECLVCEGRKYLFSYH; encoded by the exons ATGGGTAGAACAAAACcatgtcttttcatttttcttctaacGATTGTTATACTGCAAAACTCAACCATCGCAATGAATCCCAAAGGGTTTACTTTGCGGATGATTCACAAAGACTCTGAAGAATCACCCTTTTTCAACCCTCTTGATCATTCGATCACGCAAGATGAAAGATTTCAAACCCTCATCGACCAATCCAGAGCTCGAGCACGACACATTGCTTCACAAATAAATCCTGATGTTTATGCGTCGGTGGTTTACGAAGATACATATTACTACGCTGCGTCTATGGGTATAGGTACATTTCCTGGTGTGCCAGGAATCATGAAATACTATTTGTTGATTGATTCAGCTAGTGATATTACTTGGCTTCAATGCGAAGGTGCGACACAAATTTTCAATCAAGATTCGCCTCTTTATCCCTGGAGGAGTTCAACATCATATCATCCTATTCCTTGTCGGGATCCTAGTCCTGGCTGCCAAAGTTGCAATGAAGAGGGCCAATGTGATTACACATTAACTTATGCGGGTTCTCAAGTCACATATGGTGTTTTTGCCCAAGAAAAATTCACTTTACCCTCAAGAACTAGGGGCGTTGAAAGTTTTCAACTAATTATGGGCTGTAGTTTACGCCAAGCAAATTTTACCTTTGGTATCGGCGGTAGAAATGGTATCGCAGGAATTCTTGGTTTAGGAAGAGGTGAATTCTCTGTTGCAGACCAATTAGGCAATGGTAAATTTTCCTACTGCTTTGAGAAATATAGAGGGCGTATGATAGGAAACACATTTTTAAGTTTTGGTGCAGATGCGACGATTGAAGGCCAAGTTATCAGAACTCCTATAGTACGAACCAGCTTCGAGACACCGTATTATTACTTGAATCTTGAGGGTATCAGCGTGGGTGGTGCTAGAGTGCAAATTCCAAGAAGAGAATTACAGATTAACAACGATCAAACTGGCGGCTGCGTCATAGATTCGGGGGCTCCACTTACCACCATGTATAGAAACATTTTTGATAGAGTTGCCGCGTCTGTTGACTTATATTTTGAGCGATTTG GCTGCAGATTTTGTTGTTTCAGACACTCGGAATGTTTGGTTTGTGAGGGAAGGAAATATTTGTTTAGCTATCACTAG